In Fusarium musae strain F31 chromosome 7, whole genome shotgun sequence, a single window of DNA contains:
- a CDS encoding hypothetical protein (EggNog:ENOG41~BUSCO:EOG09263P17) → MAEVLAEQPDLSSLTGSPGQKRKRESGSPDLARNKRPAPAAHMSADPASFIDSAMESQAVNANGVNVADFNALQQAAQADHDHPEAPDPTSATSTAQAALGMYPTLHVPPSTEEQFAAQAATDPEHGHDPTFNPDVTPTVDSIMEPPQVAPPQHQHTPPNGVPHQPPRYNPAAPNPKPTVGSEEWHKMRKDNHKEVERRRRETINEGINELAKIVPGCEKNKGSILQRAVSFISQLKENEQQNIEKWTLEKLLTEQAITELSASNDKLKQECERLYRELETWKRVAQNAGLEPPQPNKEESTTANASS, encoded by the exons ATGGCTGAAGTTCTTGCCGAACAGCCTGACCTCTCCAGCCTGACCGGCTCCCCTGGTCAGAAGCGGAAGCGCGAATCCGGCAGTCCTGATCTCGCCAGGAATAAACGCCCTGCCCCAGCTGCCCACATGTCTGCCGACCCCGCCTCCTTCATCGACAGTGCCATGGAGAGCCAGGCCGTTAACGCCAATGGCGTCAACGTCGCCGACTTCAACGCTCTGCAGCAGGCCGCCCAAGCAGACCACGATCACCCCGAAGCTCCGGATCCTACCAGTGCTACCAGCACCGCACAGGCTGCCTTGGGCATGTACCCAACCCTGCATGTTCCACCCTCAACAGAAGAGCAATTTGCAGCCCAGGCAGCCACTGATCCCGAGCATGGCCATGATCCAACTTTCAACCCCGATGTGACACCCACAGTTGACAGTATCATGGAGCCCCCTCAAGTCGCccctcctcagcatcaacataCACCACCTAATGGTGTTCCGCACCAGCCACCGCGATACAATCCCGCAGCCCCCAACCCCAAACCAACAGTCGGATCAGAAGAGTGGCACAAGATGCGAAAGGATAATCACAAAGAAG TGGAGCGTCGCCGTCGGGAAACCATCAATGAAGGTATCAACGAGCTAGCTAAGATCGTCCCTGGTTgtgagaagaacaaaggtTCCATTCTGCAACGGGCGGTCAGCTTCATTTCCCAGCTTAAAGAGAACGAGCAACAAAACATTGAGAAGTGGACtctcgagaagctgcttACAGAGCAAGCTATAACCGAGTTGAGTGCTTCCAACGACAAACTTAAGCAGGAATGTGAGCGTCTGTACCGCGAGCTCGAGACTTGGAAGCGAGTGGCACAAAATGCAGGCCTCGAGCCTCCACAGCCCAACAAAGAGGAGAGCACAACTGCCAATGCATCGAGCTAG